The Halomonas binhaiensis nucleotide sequence GCTGACGGCTCGGGTCGAGGAAGTCGATCGGCTGCTGGGGCTGGAACTGGGTGCCGATGACTATATCTGCAAGCCTTTCAGCCCGCGCGAAGTCGTTGCCCGGGTCAAGGCCGTGCTGCGGCGCAGCCAGGCGGTCAGCAACGATGTCGCCAACCATGACCTGGTGCTGGATGAAAATGGCTGGCGAGCCTTGGCGGATGGCCAGGACCTGGGGCTGACTGCCGTAGAGTTCCAACTGTTGAAAGTCATGATGCAGTCACCCGGCCGGATCTTCGCCCGGGAACAACTGATGGATCACATGTATCGTGATCACCGCATTGTTTCCGAACGGACGGTGGATAGCCATATCAAGAAGCTGCGCAAGAAGATATCCGATATCTGGCCGGAACGTGAAATCATCCGCTCGGTATATGGTGTCGGCTACAAGTACCAGCCCGAGGAGTAACGAGACACGGCATGTCAGCCCCGATGCAGACCGTATCCCGCTTCCTGCGCCACCCCCTGCTACCGCAGGTGGAGATACGCAGGGTATCCAGCGGCAACGCCCTGAGCCACGCGCGGCACAGTCACGACTGTCATTCTTTCGGGGCGATCCGTTCGGGGCGTTCGTCCTATGCCAACGGCAGCAAGCGTATCGATGTCAGCAGCGGTGACGTGGTTGTGGTCAACCCTGGCGATGGCCATGCCTGCAACGCTCTGCCTGAGCATCCATGGGGCTACGACATGCTCTACATGGACAGCACCTGGCTGACTGAACGCTGCCAGGTACCACCAGGAGCCGCTTACTGCGATATCCCCATGTTCAGTGCCCTGACCAGCCGAGAGCCCCGGCTGCACCAGGCCATCGTGACACTGGGAAATGCTCTGGAGAGCATGCACCGTACTCGCCTGGAGCTCGAAAGCCATTGTGAAGTCCTTGCCGACATCCTGCGTGATACGCTGCATCCTCAGCATATTCAAGCCGTGTCACCACGCCATCTGGAACATGCACGGGAATACCTGGCAGAGCACTGGCAACAGGACCTCAGCCTGGAAGCCCTGTGTACGGTGGCCGAGTGCGGCGCCACCAGCCTGATCAATGGCTTCCGCCGCCACTATGGCATGACGCCACATGCCATGCTGATTGACCTACGCATCCGCCAGGCGCGTCGACGGCTGCGCCAGGGCGATGCCATTGCCAGCGTGGCCCAGGACTGTGGTTTCGCCGACCAGGCTCACTTCCAGCGCACATTCAAGCGTCTGCTGGCGGCCACCCCGGGACACTACCGCAGCAAGGTAGCAGCTCCTCCTTAACCCTCTTCTGTATCACCTTCCCTTGCCAATGACATCTCTATCCCAGTGCAATCGCCACTGCGCTTGATGCCAGCAGGATCGCCAGTGCCCGATTGAACCAGCGCATGTACCCCGGAGTTCCGAGCCATGTCGATAGGCGCCCGCCCAGCAATGCCCAACTGCCAATAGACAGGGCACATAGCGTCCCCCACAACACGGCAAACCCCGTCACAGCCGTCACGTTGCCATCACTGACGAACATCCCCATTCCTGCAACAGACGCCATCCACGCCTTGGGGTTCAACCACTGCATCAAAGCCCCGGTCATGGCCCCGGCAGGCTGCTCGCTACCCGCCATCGCCAGTTGTCCATTACTGCACATCAGACGCCAGGCCAACCAGCCGAGAAAGCAGACACCCGCCACCTTCACTAACTGACGCAGCCAAGGTATCTGTTCCCATAAACCCACCAGCCCGATACCCATCAACCAGAGCAGCAAGGTGAAACCCAGACTCGCCCCCAATACCAGCGGGACAGCCTGTCGCCAACCAAACTTCACTGATGTGGACAACACAAGCAGATTGACCGGCCCCGGCGAGATCGAAGCTGCAATGGCAAAAGCCGACATGGAAAGAAACACACTGGACGACATGACCTAAGCCCCTTGTCATTAGAGAAATGGCTGACAGGGTGCCGTCAATGGCATGGCAGGTATTGAAGGAAATTACACTTTCATGAGCTAGCTAACTTGTCTTCTTTTCTACACATTAGCTGCATTCAATTTGCACCAGACGGGTCGATAGTGGAAAGCGTCAAGGGGGCATGGTGCCCCGAGAAACAAGACGCACAACGCTGAAGGAGACACACATGAAGCTATCTTTTGCCAACCGACCTCTTGCCAATCGGTCTTTTGCCCGCAAGGCCCTGCTGCCTGCGGCTATCGCTGCCGCCCTGCTGCCTTTCTCCCTGGGTGCAATGGCAGGCGACAAGCCCCATGAAGGCTTCGAAGGTCGCGGCCCAGGCCATGAATTCCGTGCAGAACTGCTCGACCGTGCCGGTATCGACGAAGAAACCCGCGATGCTCTGAAGGCAGCCAGCGACGAACACCACGAAGCCATGAAAGAGCTCAATGACGAGTATCGTGCTCAACGCAAGGAAATCCTGGGTGAAGATGGCATCGCAGCCCTGAAGGACGCTACCCGTCAGGTGCACCAAGAACGCCTTAGCAAGCTGTTCGATGAATGGCAGCTGTCCGATGACGACCGCAGCAAGGTCGAGGATACCCTGGCCTCCTTCCGTGACGACTTCAAATCCCTGATCGACCAGGACTATGAAGAGCGTGATAAACGCCATGCCGCTTGGGAAGAACTGCGCCAGACCCATCACGATGCGCTGGCAGAAGTCCTCAGCGACGAGCAGATCGATGAGCTCAAGAGCACCATGATGCCCCCACGTCATCATGGAGGCCCTGGTCATCACGGCGAACACGAAGGCAAGCCGATGCCGGAAGCGCCAGCGGCCTGATCCTGTCTCGAGCACCTCGCATCAATCCCTGCTCTACCCTCCCTCTACCTTCAATGCCCGGCTTCTGCCGGGCATTGGCGTTTCTGAATGACAGTCCTGGTGACAAGGCTTTCAGGACCTATCGTTAACGGCTAATCCACGCTTGGGGTTGAAAGCCGGCAGGAGCGCCTGTATTTTTATTAAACGTCCAATCAATAAAACGCTGTTTCTTCCTCTGACGTCGAGACAGCACGAAACCCGTGAGCGATCACGGGCCACCATTCACTTATAGGGACACTGATTCATTGCGGTACAACAACAACTAAATCAGCCATTTCCTAGCTAAACAGGGCTCGTGCATGTCCATCCTCGATGATGCTTCATCTTCTCGCGACCGCCTCAACCCTGCCGTTTTCCACGGTTCGGTAGCAGGCATACTGATCTTTCTGATTTACACCATGACCTTCACCGAACAAGCCGGAAGCTTGTTCAGTGCAGGGCTTTCCTGGGTCAACGACACCTTTGGCTGGTACTACATGCTGGCAGCCGTGGCGTACCTGGTGTTCGTCGTGGTCATCAGCATGTCCAAGGTGGGGAATATCCGCCTAGGGCCTGACCATTCCCGCCCGGAGTTCTCGCTGGTTTCCTGGGCTTCCATGCTGTTCGCCGCGGGTATCGGCATCGACCTGCTGTTCTTCTGTGTTGCCGAACCGCTGTCCCACTACCTGGCGCCACCCGACCTGCCTGCGGAAAGTCAGGAAGCCCTGCGCCAGGCAATTCCTCAGACCTTCCTCCACTGGGGGCTCACCGGCTGGGGCATGTACGTACTGATGGGCATGGCACTGGCCTACTTCAGCTATCGTCACCGCTTGCCGCTGGCCATTCGCAGTGCACTCTATCCGTTACTTGGGAAACGTATCTACGGGCCCATTGGTAATGCCGTGGACATCACCGCGGTCATTTCCACTGTGTTCGGTATTGCCACCAGTCTTGGCATCGGTGTAATGCAGCTGAATTACGGTCTCACCTTCCTGTTCGGGGTTCCCGAGAGCCTCTCGACCCAGGTCGTGCTGATCGTGCTGGTGGTGATCCTGGCCACCATTTCCGTGGTCACCGGGGTGGAAAAAGGCATTCGTCGCCTGTCCGAATTCAACATGCTGCTGGCCGCCGCTCTGCTGCTGTTCGTACTGTTCCAGGGCCATACGCTGACACTGCTCAATGGCCTGGTGCTCAACATTGGTGATTATCTGTCTGGCTTCGTTGCCAAGAGTTTCGACACCTACGCCTATGCCGGTGCCGATGCCCAGGAATGGAAAGGCTGGTGGACCATCTTCTTCTGGGGCTGGTGGATCGCCTGGACACCGTTCGTTGGTCTGTTCCTGGCGCGCATTTCCCGCGGTCGTACCATTCGTCAGTTTGCCGTGGGCGGGCTATTGATCCCCCTCGGATTCATGATGGCCTGGATGTCCATCTTCGGTAACTCTGCCATCGATATGGTCGCCAACCAGGGACTCGCTGAACTCGGAGAACAGGCGCTCAACACTCCTCAGACCACCATTTACACCTTCTTGTCCCAGTACCCGTACATCACCACGACGGCTTCTGTGGTGACACTTCTGGGTGTGGTGTTCTTCGTCACTTCTGCCGACTCGGGTGCTCTGGTGCTGGCCAACTTCACCTCGATTCTCAGTGATGTGAACCATGACGCACCGATTCGTCTGCGTATCTTCTGGGCTGCTGTCATTGGCCTGATCACCATTGCCCTGCTGATGGCTGGTGGGCTCAGTGCCCTGCAGAGCGCTGTGGTGATCACCGCGCTGCCCTTCTCCCTGGTGATGTTTGCCATCATGATCGGTCTGGCCCGCGCCCTGCGCACCGAGACTGGCAAGGCTGAAGCTCGCAGAATGGTGGCCCTGAGCGGTGACAACGGCAACTGGCGCGAGCGCCTGGATCATGCCCTGGATACCTCCAACCGGGCCGGTGCCGCCGCCACTATCGAGCATGCCCTGCGTCCCGCTCTAAAGCAGTTCGCCGAAGAGCTGCAAAGCCGGGGCCAGATCGTCCATCTCAGCGAAGCTCAGGAAGAAGGTGCTCCCCTGCCCAGCCTGACCCTGCAGGTGGACTTCGAGGGCATGCAGAGCTTCGTCTATCATGTGCGCCCGCATCGCATGCGCACTCCCAGCTTCCTGCCGGTGGATGACGACTATTACCTGCGCCTGGATGTGCATCTGGCGGAAGGCAGCCTGGGACAGAACCTCAATGGCTACAGTCGCGGCCAGATCATTCACGACGTACTCGGTGAATATGAGCGTCACGTGCAGTTCCTGGCCATTTCCCGAGCAGACGGAAATGTCACTCCGGCCATGCCTGGCAGTGTCGGCGAACCACCGGAAGGCACCACTCAGGAAGCCTGAGTCAGCTCACCGGTCAGGGTCTCCTGACATGAAAAAACCCCCAGTCCGGCGATGCCGGACTGGGGGTTTGTCTTTCCATGTTCAGCTTGCAGATGCAGCGTTCAGGTCGCAGATAGCCGAGACAACGGCGTATCAGCCCGTCAGCCGCCTGACCGCCATTTCCACGCCACGCAATTCCGCTAGCCCCTTGAGTCGGCCGTACAAGGGATACCCCGGTGCGGTGGCGCGGCTCCGGTCATCAAGAATATGGTGACCATGATCAGGGCGCAGCGGCAAGCGTGGTCCGCCCTCTCGCTCACGCCGACGTTCCTCGTCGACCAGGGCCTGAATCACTGCCACCATGTCGACGTCGCCCGTCAAATGAGGCGCTTCATGGAAGGAACGAGGATCAGGCTGTTCACGCTGTGTCGAACGCAAGTGGGCAAAATAGACTCTCGGACCAAAACGCCGGGCCATCGCCACCAGGTCATTTTCCGCGCTGACGCCATACGACCCCGTGCACAGGGTAATGCCGTTCGCCGGACTGGTGGACGCCGCCAGAATCCAGTCGGCATCCTGCTGCGTCGAGACGACCCGAGGCAAGCCCAACAATGGGCGAGGGGGATCGTCAGGATGGATGGCCATGCGAATGCCCACTTCCTCGGCCACCGGAATGATCGCCTTGAGGAAATTCCCCAGGTTCTCGCGCAACCTGTCAGCATCGATCTCGGCATATTCCGCCAGCACATCGCGAAACTGCTCAAGCGTATAGTGTTCCTCTGCCCCTGGCAGACCAGCAATGATGGTATTCACCAAACGCTCGCGTCCAGACTCGTCCAGGGCATCGAGATAGGCCCTGGCCTGCGCCTTTTCGACGTCGTCATATTCATGCTCGGCACCACGACGGGCCAACAGGTAAAGGTCGAAGGCAGCAAAGGCCGTCTGGTCAAAGCGCAACGCCGCGCCACCCTCGGGTAATGGCCAAGCCAGATCCGTACGTGTCCAATCCAGGACAGGCATGAAGTTGTAGCAGACGACGTCGATACCGCAGGCTGCAAGGTTGCGCAGCGTCTGCTGGTAATTGGCGATATACACTTCATGGCCCGGGCTGGCCTTCTTGATGTCCTCATGAACCGGTACGCTCTCCACGACCGACCAGGTGAGTCCAGCCGCTTCGATCATCTGCTTGCGTGCCTGGATGGCCTCCAGCGGCCAGACTGCCCCATTGGGAATATCATGCAGAGCCGTAACAATACCGGTTGCGCCTGTCTGGCGAACTTCATCCAGTTTGATCGGATCATCAGGTCCGAACCAGCGCCATGTATGTTCCATAAAAAGCTCTTATCAATAATGTTCGTATAAATAATGTTCGAGAGTCGCAGTGACACCACGGGCTTGTAATGCGTAACAGGCATCCACCACAGCATTGATGAAATGCGGATGCTCAGCGAGTTCGACAGGAAACACTTCATCCAGGGAAAGGAAAGCTGTCACCAATGCCTCGGGAGTAGCGTGAGTGGCATGTAGCGCAGCGAAACGATCTGCCATGGGATCGTCCACCTTATGCAGGTTACCCGACAGGTCACTGCCTGCGGTGTAGCGTATCCAGCCAGCAACGCCGAGCGCAGTGCAGGTCACATCACGGCCTGCCTGTAGATTGCTGAGCGTGCCCTGCAACCAACGCTGAGGCAGCTTCTGTGAACCGTCCATGGCGATCTGATGCAGGCGGTGGCGCAGGCTGTCATTGGCAAAACGCACCAGCAGGCTATCGGCATAGGCGGCAAGATCGCTACCCTCCGGCATGCTCAATGTCGGAATGACTTCCTGTTGCATGTAGCGGCGCAGCAACGCCACCAGTACAGGCTGTGCAATGGCATCGCTGACCGTGTCGATATTCTCCAGCGCGCCCAGATAGGCCAGCAGTGAGTGGCTGCCATTGAGCATACGCAGCTTCATGGTCTCGAAGGGAGCGACATCCGCCACCATCTGTACCCCTTCCAGCTCCCAGTCGGGGCGTCCCTGCGGAAAGTGGTCCTCGACCACCCACTGGCTGAAGGATTCACAGACCACCGCCGCAGGATCATCGACTCCCAACTCGGCAAGCTGGGCAAAGCTACTTTCCGTCATTGCCGGAACAATGCGATCGACCATGCTGCTGGGAAATGCCACGTTTTGCTCGATCCAGGCAGCAAGTCGGCCATCCCGTTGGCGCGCCAGTTCAAACACGGCCTGCCGCGTACGCTGCCCATTGTCGGGCATGTTGTCACAACAAAGTACCGTGAACGGCGCAAGGCCGGCAGCATGACGCCGGGCCAATGCTTCCACCAGGATTCCCGGCGCTGTCTGCGGGCTTTGAGGGTGCTCAAGGTCATGGGCGATGGCAGGGGCATCGAGCAGCAATGCACCACTGCTGGGATTGAGGTAATAGCCTTTCTCCGTGACCGTCAACGTCACGATGCGTACCTCGGGCTGACTCATGCGACCCAGCAAGGCTTCCAGGTCCGGTCCGTCGGGACCGGCATAAAGGGCTTCACGAATGGAGGCGATTTCACGCAGCGTAATGTGGCGGCTATCACGTTGTTCCACTACGTGATAGCGCATTCCAACATCATGCAGCTGGGTTACCAGCGTCTGGTTCGAGCGGATATTGGCACTGCATATCCCCCAGCCACCACCATGATGACGGGCTAGATTACGCTCCACATAGACCGCCTGATGGGCCCGGTGGAAAGCACCAAGTCCGAGGTGGACGATGCCGATATCCGCCGCGGAATAATGGCTATTGATTCGTTCAAGGTGTGATTCGTCCCGATGTGACATGGCGATCACTCCCCCATCAGCAGGTTGGGCAACCACAGCGAGATGGCTGGCACATAAGACACCAGCAACAACACGATCAGGTTGCAGATCAGGAACGGAACGATGGCTCGAGCCACTCGCAACATGGGCAGCTTGCCGATACCGGACACTACAAACAGGCAGACGCCGACAGGGGGTGTCGTCAGACCGATCATCAGGTTCAGGACCGCCATCACGCCAAAGTGCACAGGATCCATGCCGATGCCTGTCGCCACGCCCAACAGCGCCGGGAACAGGATGATCAGAGCGGCAATGGTTTCCATGAATGAACCGACGAACAGCAGGATCAGGTTGAGGATCAGAATCACCACAAGGGGGTTATCACTGATCTGCAGGATCCCATCGGCCAGCAGTTGCGGGATCTGCTGGCTGGTCAATATCCAGCCAAACAGGTTGGCCAGGCCGACCAGCAACATCAGAGACGCAGAGGTCAACACGGTATCCACGAGAATGCCGCGCAGGTTGCCCCAGTTGATGCCCTTGTAGACAAAGGTCCCGACCAGTAGCGCGTAGAGACTGGCAACGATGGAAGCTTCCGTGGGCGTGAACAGGCCACCGATGATCCCGTAGAGGATGATGAACGTCATCAACAGTGCCCAGAATGCACTGCGTCCTTCCTTGAGCAGTTCACGCAGCGTGGCACGCTTTCCTTTGGGGTAACCACGGCGTACGGCCAGCCAGTAGACGGTGACCATCATGGCAATGCCGAGCAGCAAGCCAGGAATGGCACCGGCCAGAAACATGCGCCCGACGGAGATGCCGGACAGCGAACCGACAATGATCATCGGCACACTGGGAGGAATGATCGGACCAATGGTCGAGGATGCCGCTGTCACTGCCGCGGCAAAGGGCTTGTCATAGCCTGACTTGGCCATGCCCGGAATCATCACCGAGCCAATGCTGGCCGCATCGGCGACGGCCGTACCGGAAATGCCGCTGAAGATCATCGATCCACCGACATTGGCCAGCCCCAGGCCGCCGCGAATATGGCCTACCAGGGCATTGGAAAAGCGCACGATGTGCTGGGTGATATTGCCCACGTTCATCAGGTTCCCCGCCATCACAAAGCCGGGAATGCACAACAGGACAAAGGAATCGATACCAGAGAACATGCGCTGCGGAACAATGGTCAGCGAAATGCCACTCAGCACGAGATAAGCCAGCGACGAAATCCCCAGGCAGAAAGCGATGGGCAGGCCTATCAACAACAGGACCAGAAACGTGGAGAAGAGAACAGCGATTTCCATTAGCACGCCTCATGATCGAGTGGTTCACCGCGCACCAGAGCGATGAAGCCTTCCAGTGTGCAGATGACGCTGTAGAAAAACAGTGACGCAAACAGCACCACAGAAGACAGGAAGATGTAGATCATCGGGATACGCAGGGTGGGTGATGTCTGGAAGGCACCGATCTGGGCATACTTCCATGCCTCTGGCAGCACAATCAGTGTGAAGCCTGCGGTCAGGATCGAAATCAGCATCAGATAGGCAGCACGCCCACGAAAACCCAGGGCACCATGAAACAGCTCGACGTTGACGTTGCGATGGCGATGCAACACAACACCGGCACCCAGTGACACCATGTAGATGAACAGATAGCGCGTCAGCTCTTCTGTCCATGCCAGGGTAAACGGCAAGAACAAGCGAGATGCGACCTGCAGCAACACCGTGAGCGACAGGCCGAGCAGAGCCATTACCGCAAGCGACAGCAAGGTCTTGTCCAGTACATCGGCGAGCCTGCCAAGGGGCCCCTTGAGTCTCGGGACGCGGTTCAACACCTCCAGAGACTCCTGTATCTCTTGTGCGGGATCCGACATGGGGTTCTCCATGCGTGAAAGGAGACGAGTACCGGGGTGTGATCCACCCCGGTGACGATTGCCGTAAAGGGATTACAGGTCCTGGATGGCGTCGTAGATCTCGCGCTGTTCATCATCGAGCGCATCAAGCACCGCAGGACGGGCCTTCTCGGCAAAGGCAGCCTGATCCACCTCGACGAACTCCATGCCCTTCTCTTTCAGCGATTCCTCCAGACGCTGCTGATCTTCACTGAACAACTGCTCTTCGTAGCTCTGCATTTCGCTGGCCGCATCACGCACCACCTGCTGCAGGTCTTCCGGCATGGCATCCAGCTTGTCCTTGCCGATCACCACATAGATCCAGCTACGCACGTGGTCGGTCATGTTCACGTACTGCTGTACTTCATTGAAGCTGGCGCTCTCGATCAAGCTGAGCGGATTCTCCTGGGCCTCGATGGTGTTCTGCTGCAGAGAAGTGAACACTTCAGAAAACGCCATCGGAGTGGGACGCGCGCCCATGGCTTCCCAGGTATCGACAAACAACGGCACATTAGGGACCCGCAGGCGCAGGCCATCGAGGTCATCCGGGGACTTGATCGGGCGATTGGAGGTCAGTTCACGCGGGCCCCGTTCGAACCAGGCCAGAGGCACCAGGCCAGCACGCTCGGTAATCTGCGCCTCGATCTCGCTGCCAATATCGCTTTCGACGGTCTTGCGCAGATGGTCCTCGTCACGGAACAGGTATGGCACCGCCATCATGGCTGCCTTGGGAGCCCAGTTCTGCAGGCTTTCACCGGTAATTGTCATGTCGGCCGTACCGAGCTGGATGCTGTTGATGACATCCATCTCGCTGCCCAATTGCTCATTCGGAAAGACCTGCACCTTGATGCGCCCATCGGAATTGGCTTCGACCAGTTCCTTGAACTTGAGCGCTGTCTGGTTCCAGATATTCTCCTCGTTGGCCAGGTGGCCGAACTTGAGGGTGAAATCCGCCGCCAGCAGTGACTGGCTGCCGAGCAGTGCCGTTCCCAGGCAAGCGCCAACTACCAGGCGCTTGAGGGTGGTGTTAAATACCGTTGTGAACATGGCGTGATCTCCTGTCTCTCTGTTATTGCATCGCTGTAGGCTGTTATTGATGGCCATGAGCGGCTATAGAATCGCGATGGGTTGTCATGGCGTTGCCATGAGTTGTTATTGCTTTTGCTGATCGGTCTTTTACTGATCGGTCTTTTACTGATCGGGCTTTGCTGATCGGGCTTTGCTGATCGGGCTTTGCTGATCGGGCTTTGCTGATCGACAGTTGGTAGAACGCCTCAGGAGGCGATGTCGACGAGGACCTTGCGCGCCTTCTCGGGAGTGGTATCGAGCATATGGATCGCTTCAGGCATGTCGCCAAGCGCAACCCGATGACTGATCAAGGCCTTGGGATCCAGTCGACCCGCCTCGATATGCGCTATCACTTCAGGGAACTTGCGGTTATTGAGCCGGGAACCGACGAGAGTCAGCTCCTTCTTGATGACTTCCAGCTGGCTCAGGTCGCTGGGTGTCGGGTTGAAGCCAAGCAGACCGATGCGCCCTGCTGGGCAGGCCATGCGCAACATGGCAGGCAGCATGGCAGGAACACAGGCGGCATCGGCAATCAGCGGAATGCCTTCACCAGAGGTCAGCTCGTGCACAGCCTGTTCCAGGTCCTGCTCACTGCCATTGATGGCATGGCTGGCGCCCATGGCACGTGCGGTTTCCAGACGAGTGTCTAGGATGTCACTGATAATGACGTCTTCTATCCCCATGGCATGGGCCATCTGCAGAATGGTCAGGCCGATGACGCCTGCACCGATGATCAGCAAGCGGTCCCCTGGATATGGGTTCATGCGCGACAACACATTGGCAGCAATGGAATAAGGTTCAACCAGGGCCGCAGCATCCAGGTCCAGCGTATCCGGCAGACGATAGGCATTGGCAGCCGGCACATTGACCTGCTCGGCAAAACCGCCATGGCGATGAACCCCGATGACCTGCATGGCAGTACACACGTTGGGCCGCCCTATCCGGCATGGATAGCACTCGCCACAGTTGACCACCGGATCGATGCACACCCGCTCCCCGATTCGAGCGGGATCGACCCCATCCCCGACAGCACTGATGACACCGGCAAACTCATGCCCCGTGATGCGCGGAAAACGCACGAAAGCGTTATCGCCATGAATGATGTGCATGTCGGAACCGCAGATGCCAGCGAAAGCGACATCGATCAGCACTTCCCCTACCCCGGGAGATGGTACGGGCTGTTCACTGACGTCGTAATCGTGCGGGGCCTTGACTTGAAATGCTTGCATGAAACTAACTCCTGTAAACCGTTCGGTGCGCCGCTTGCTCTGATTGATACCGCAGCACCTGACCTTGTTGACGACCTACCAGTGCCAGAGCGTGCCGTCCTCCAGACGGTTGACGGGTAGACTCGCGCGCTTATATGGGAACTTCGCCGCGGCCTCTTCATCGATATCGACGCCATGCCCGGGAGCCTCGCCGACCAGGAAGTGGCCGTCCTCGAAGCGATAGTCATGCGGGAAGACCTGATCGGTCAGGTCTTCATGCGGCATATGCTCCTGAATGCCGAAATTGGGCACCCAGGTATCGAAATGAATCGCGGCCCCCAGGCATACCGGAGACAGGTCAGTGGGCCCATGGAAGCCAGTGCGGACGTGGTAGAGCGCCGCAAAGTCAGCAATGCGGCGCACATGCGTGATGCCGCCGCCGTGCGTCAGCGGTGTACGGATATAGTCGATCCACTGGTTCTGGATCATCTCTCGGTAATCGTGTATCGAGTTGAACACTTCGCCAATCGCCAGCGGCGTAGTGGTGTGCTCGCGAATCAGACGCAGGCTTTCCTGGTTCTCTGCAGGTACGCAGTCTTCCAGCCAGAACAGGTGGTAAGGCTCGACTGCCTTGCCCAGGCGAGCGGCTTCAATGGGCGTCAAGCGGTGATGGACATCGTGCAGCAGGTGCAGATCATGGCCAAAATGCTCACGCACGGCGGCAAACAGCTGCGGCACATGATGGAGATATTTCTCGCTGCTCCACACATGTTCTGCCGGGATTTCAGCATCCGCCGGCTCATAGCGCTCGCCTTCACGCTTGGCGACCCCATAGATCGTCGGAATACCGGGGATGCCAGCCTGTACACGTACCGCACGGTAGCCCAGCGCAACATGGCGTTCGACTTCGCTCAAGCAGCTATCGATATCCTTGCCGGTACAGTGGGCATAGGTCATGACACGCTCGCGACTTCTACCGCCCAGAAGCTGGTATAGCGGCATGTTCGCGGCCTTGGCCTTGATGTCCCACAGCGCCATGTCGACAGCACCGATGGCCGACATCGTGACCGGGCCGCGCCGCCAGTAGGCACCGCGGTACAGGTATTGCCAGATGTCCTCGATGGCACTGGCATCCTTGCCGATCAAGGCAGGAATCACATGCTCGTCAAGATAAGCGACCACCGCCTGTTCACGGCCATTAAGCGTTGCATCACCAATACCGTAGATCCCCTCGTCAGTGACAATCTTGAGCGTCACGAAATTGCGCCCAGGCGAAGTGACGATGGTGTAGGCCTGCTCGATCTTCATTGACTCGCTTCCTTGATGAGTGACTGGGTCTGCTGGTCTTCGAACATCTCGGGGAAACGCTGGACCAGATCAGGCAGAGAGATGAGCACCTCACGCAGGTGAGTGCACATGGCCTCCTCTGCCGCCTCGACATTGCGCTGCTCGATGGCTGCGACGATCTGCGCGTGTTGCTCGATCAGCTTGTCGATGGGCGTGCTGTCGGGAACGCTCAGATAGCGCACCCTGTCGAAATGCGCGCGAACCTCTTCAACGACTTTCCAGGCTGCTTGCTGGTCGACACCCAGTGTCAGGGTGCGATGGAAGGCTTCATCCAGGCTGTAGAAGCGATCATGATCCTGGTGCTCGACACAGCTGCGCTGACGCGCCAGCAGGTCATTGAGTTCGAAAAGAATCTCTGCGCCGAGCCCCTTGCTGGCTGCCAGCCTGACAATGGCTACTTCGATGGCCTCCCGCACGAAG carries:
- a CDS encoding mannitol dehydrogenase family protein; translation: MSHRDESHLERINSHYSAADIGIVHLGLGAFHRAHQAVYVERNLARHHGGGWGICSANIRSNQTLVTQLHDVGMRYHVVEQRDSRHITLREIASIREALYAGPDGPDLEALLGRMSQPEVRIVTLTVTEKGYYLNPSSGALLLDAPAIAHDLEHPQSPQTAPGILVEALARRHAAGLAPFTVLCCDNMPDNGQRTRQAVFELARQRDGRLAAWIEQNVAFPSSMVDRIVPAMTESSFAQLAELGVDDPAAVVCESFSQWVVEDHFPQGRPDWELEGVQMVADVAPFETMKLRMLNGSHSLLAYLGALENIDTVSDAIAQPVLVALLRRYMQQEVIPTLSMPEGSDLAAYADSLLVRFANDSLRHRLHQIAMDGSQKLPQRWLQGTLSNLQAGRDVTCTALGVAGWIRYTAGSDLSGNLHKVDDPMADRFAALHATHATPEALVTAFLSLDEVFPVELAEHPHFINAVVDACYALQARGVTATLEHYLYEHY
- a CDS encoding TRAP transporter large permease, which translates into the protein MEIAVLFSTFLVLLLIGLPIAFCLGISSLAYLVLSGISLTIVPQRMFSGIDSFVLLCIPGFVMAGNLMNVGNITQHIVRFSNALVGHIRGGLGLANVGGSMIFSGISGTAVADAASIGSVMIPGMAKSGYDKPFAAAVTAASSTIGPIIPPSVPMIIVGSLSGISVGRMFLAGAIPGLLLGIAMMVTVYWLAVRRGYPKGKRATLRELLKEGRSAFWALLMTFIILYGIIGGLFTPTEASIVASLYALLVGTFVYKGINWGNLRGILVDTVLTSASLMLLVGLANLFGWILTSQQIPQLLADGILQISDNPLVVILILNLILLFVGSFMETIAALIILFPALLGVATGIGMDPVHFGVMAVLNLMIGLTTPPVGVCLFVVSGIGKLPMLRVARAIVPFLICNLIVLLLVSYVPAISLWLPNLLMGE
- a CDS encoding TRAP transporter small permease encodes the protein MSDPAQEIQESLEVLNRVPRLKGPLGRLADVLDKTLLSLAVMALLGLSLTVLLQVASRLFLPFTLAWTEELTRYLFIYMVSLGAGVVLHRHRNVNVELFHGALGFRGRAAYLMLISILTAGFTLIVLPEAWKYAQIGAFQTSPTLRIPMIYIFLSSVVLFASLFFYSVICTLEGFIALVRGEPLDHEAC
- a CDS encoding TRAP transporter substrate-binding protein, with product MFTTVFNTTLKRLVVGACLGTALLGSQSLLAADFTLKFGHLANEENIWNQTALKFKELVEANSDGRIKVQVFPNEQLGSEMDVINSIQLGTADMTITGESLQNWAPKAAMMAVPYLFRDEDHLRKTVESDIGSEIEAQITERAGLVPLAWFERGPRELTSNRPIKSPDDLDGLRLRVPNVPLFVDTWEAMGARPTPMAFSEVFTSLQQNTIEAQENPLSLIESASFNEVQQYVNMTDHVRSWIYVVIGKDKLDAMPEDLQQVVRDAASEMQSYEEQLFSEDQQRLEESLKEKGMEFVEVDQAAFAEKARPAVLDALDDEQREIYDAIQDL
- a CDS encoding Zn-dependent oxidoreductase, coding for MQAFQVKAPHDYDVSEQPVPSPGVGEVLIDVAFAGICGSDMHIIHGDNAFVRFPRITGHEFAGVISAVGDGVDPARIGERVCIDPVVNCGECYPCRIGRPNVCTAMQVIGVHRHGGFAEQVNVPAANAYRLPDTLDLDAAALVEPYSIAANVLSRMNPYPGDRLLIIGAGVIGLTILQMAHAMGIEDVIISDILDTRLETARAMGASHAINGSEQDLEQAVHELTSGEGIPLIADAACVPAMLPAMLRMACPAGRIGLLGFNPTPSDLSQLEVIKKELTLVGSRLNNRKFPEVIAHIEAGRLDPKALISHRVALGDMPEAIHMLDTTPEKARKVLVDIAS